A section of the Triticum dicoccoides isolate Atlit2015 ecotype Zavitan chromosome 7A, WEW_v2.0, whole genome shotgun sequence genome encodes:
- the LOC119328783 gene encoding putative F-box protein At1g47790: MEEAEIFERNTKPRLDDHPQATTAGATSLFNVDIILEILSCLPARSVHRFKCVSVLWRDLIADPANHKKLPQTLAGFLYTSFCSNGYRHHFVGFSGGTASFDPSLPYLYPNKDEGITQVDACNGLLLYRRYNSSRHDYHFVVCNPATGWWVEVPPQPQKPEPMNRLNHTAGLAFDPAVSSHFHVLCFERTFPKTLIAGVNIYSSRTGAWIHRDSGIVEKATLFRSKCVFVGGMLYIMGNVVDTNGEYVLVGVDMEGKVWKTIRVPYGSKFGTIGLSQGCLHYAIASVNNNNEILVSEIALWCLKDWDSKEWVLKHTASIDTLMSMTGEKYRVVEIHPDCDTIFLAQCGGDTLISYDMWHQKVGCIINLERSSVHRFLPYVPLFSEPLADAEG; this comes from the coding sequence ATGGAGGAGGCGGAGATCTTTGAGAGGAACACCAAGCCGAGGTTGGACGACCATCCGCAGGCGACGACGGCGGGGGCGACCAGCCTGTTCAATGTCGACATCATCCTGGAGATCCTCTCCTGCCTCCCAGCCAGATCCGTCCACCGTTTCAAGTGCGTCTCAGTGCTCTGGCGCGACCTCATCGCCGACCCCGCCAACCACAAGAAGCTGCCCCAGACCCTTGCTGGCTTCCTCTACACGTCCTTCTGCAGCAACGGGTATCGCCACCACTTTGTCGGTTTCTCCGGCGGCACAGCCTCCTTTGACCCTTCCCTCCCTTACCTGTATCCTAACAAGGATGAGGGCATCACCCAGGTGGATGCTTGCAATGGCCTCCTTCTCTACCGCCGTTACAACAGCAGCAGGCATGATTACCATTTTGTTGTGTGCAATCCCGCCACCGGGTGGTGGGTGGAGGTGCCACCTCAACCTCAAAAGCCGGAGCCAATGAACAGACTTAACCATACTGCAGGCCTAGCTTTCGATCCAGCAGTCTCGTCCCATTTCCATGTTCTTTGTTTCGAGCGGACCTTTCCGAAAACTTTGATCGCAGGAGTGAACATCTACTCGTCTCGCACAGGAGCCTGGATTCATAGAGACAGTGGGATAGTTGAGAAAGCTACCCTGTTCAGGAGTAAATGTGTCTTTGTTGGTGGTATGCTGTACATCATGGGTAACGTGGTGGACACCAACGGTGAGTATGTGCTGGTGGGGGTGGACATGGAGGGGAAAGTGTGGAAGACTATCCGTGTGCCGTACGGTTCAAAATTTGGTACTATTGGATTGTCGCAGGGGTGCTTACACTATGCTATAGCTTCTGTCAATAATAACAATGAAATCCTAGTTTCTGAGATAGCACTCTGGTGCCTCAAGGATTGGGACAGTAAAGAATGGGTCCTGAAGCATACTGCCAGCATTGATACGCTTATGAGCATGACTGGGGAGAAGTACAGGGTGGTTGAGATTCATCCAGATTGTGACACAATTTTCCTGGCTCAGTGTGGAGGTGATACCTTGATATCATATGACATGTGGCATCAGAAAGTTGGCTGTATCATTAATCTTGAGAGAAGCAGTGTTCACAGATTTCTACCCTATGTTCCTCTGTTCTCAGAGCCATTAGCAGATGCTGAGGGGTAG